A window of Oceanotoga teriensis contains these coding sequences:
- the yihA gene encoding ribosome biogenesis GTP-binding protein YihA/YsxC, whose amino-acid sequence MKINNAKLFKTVYELKQLPPEENIEIAFAGRSNVGKSSLLNSIMGIKVAKISGKPGKTRSINYYKINDKDFFVDLPGYGYAAVSKKEREKWDNLLQQYFINRESLRLVCILIDSRHEPQKLDEMMVSWLKSMEIPFIIVLTKTDKLKSSEKNKKINNIKNILSKYGQYEYFPVSAIKKEGTQELLDYLDMFIK is encoded by the coding sequence ATGAAAATAAATAATGCAAAATTGTTTAAAACTGTATATGAATTAAAACAACTCCCACCAGAAGAAAATATTGAAATAGCTTTTGCAGGTAGATCTAATGTTGGAAAATCAAGTCTTTTAAATTCTATTATGGGAATAAAAGTAGCAAAAATAAGTGGAAAACCAGGTAAGACAAGATCAATAAACTATTATAAAATAAATGATAAAGATTTTTTTGTGGACCTCCCAGGATATGGATATGCAGCTGTTTCTAAAAAAGAAAGAGAAAAATGGGATAATCTTTTACAACAATACTTCATAAATAGAGAGTCTTTAAGATTAGTATGTATATTAATAGATTCAAGACATGAACCTCAGAAATTAGATGAAATGATGGTATCTTGGTTAAAATCTATGGAAATTCCTTTTATAATAGTGTTAACTAAAACAGATAAATTGAAAAGTTCAGAAAAAAACAAAAAAATAAATAATATAAAAAATATACTTTCAAAATATGGACAATACGAATATTTTCCTGTTTCTGCAATTAAAAAAGAAGGAACTCAAGAATTATTAGATTATTTAGATATGTTTATAAAATAG
- a CDS encoding ATPase, which translates to MRSFIIPGEVSYNSNSQILNSAFFRELICELINDSEEKKNSLYPFFELFKKDFDTLNPEEKYDIDAIIQLMISLSVNTVEHIDASGYYAFPKLGTRKDLLIKFVERLFNSWRNKHRFMVKQSRFTQDSFNRINKQMMVVKNNADLKSLVLSLYRQILVNINETKLKVLRQLPSGAQVGFITDNPEIKEEYKFKNAQWIYDMKFVWSTVFEPPVIFYTKSNKRRGLFKVIDKPILDKVKIENLNDYLLFPIHVNSKLIYVIVYKEYLSHAAGLGNLFEIASFNVVNNKKPDGIYIFGMKNDFFEENDDYNGIIYKEEDGTYIGMVGDDPSIDYFGYMKKMILTIHNLLVIDEKRIPIHGALAQIKLRDGRSFNVMIMGDSGAGKSETLDALNRLKEEVSEVNILIDDMGSLDIQDGKIVAYGTETGAFVRLDDLQPGYAYSAMDRSIFMNPNEINARVIVPYSNYEDIIKPTEIDYFLYANNYEKINKNEESVYFYENVDNAYEIFSKGARMAKGTTAEKGLTYSYFANPFGAIQRKEVHEKIAKIYMEAMINSGVKVGAIKTQLGIPGFEENGPIIAAKGLLNLLHK; encoded by the coding sequence ATGAGAAGTTTTATTATTCCGGGAGAAGTGTCATATAATTCAAACTCTCAAATATTAAATTCAGCATTTTTTAGAGAATTAATTTGTGAACTCATTAACGATTCAGAAGAAAAGAAGAATTCTTTATACCCTTTTTTTGAATTATTTAAAAAAGATTTTGATACATTGAATCCGGAAGAAAAGTATGATATTGATGCAATAATACAATTAATGATTTCTTTAAGCGTCAATACAGTAGAACATATTGATGCATCTGGATATTATGCATTTCCAAAACTTGGAACAAGAAAAGATTTATTGATAAAATTTGTAGAAAGACTTTTTAATTCATGGAGAAATAAACATAGATTTATGGTTAAACAAAGTAGATTTACTCAAGATTCTTTTAATAGAATAAACAAACAAATGATGGTCGTAAAGAATAATGCGGATTTAAAAAGTTTAGTATTATCACTTTATAGACAAATACTCGTAAATATAAATGAAACTAAACTAAAAGTATTAAGACAATTACCATCTGGAGCACAAGTTGGTTTTATAACTGACAATCCTGAAATAAAAGAAGAATATAAATTTAAAAATGCACAATGGATATATGATATGAAATTTGTTTGGAGTACCGTATTTGAACCACCTGTTATATTTTATACAAAATCTAATAAAAGAAGAGGATTGTTTAAAGTAATAGATAAACCTATATTAGATAAAGTGAAAATTGAAAATTTAAATGATTATTTATTATTTCCAATACATGTAAATTCAAAATTAATATATGTTATAGTTTATAAAGAATACCTTTCACATGCGGCAGGACTTGGTAATTTATTTGAAATCGCCAGTTTTAATGTTGTTAATAATAAGAAACCTGATGGAATATATATTTTTGGTATGAAAAATGATTTTTTTGAAGAAAATGATGATTATAATGGAATTATTTATAAAGAAGAAGATGGAACTTATATTGGAATGGTTGGAGATGATCCATCTATAGATTATTTTGGATATATGAAAAAAATGATTCTTACAATACATAATTTACTTGTAATAGATGAAAAGAGAATTCCAATACATGGAGCTCTTGCTCAAATAAAATTAAGAGATGGAAGAAGTTTTAATGTTATGATTATGGGTGATTCTGGTGCTGGAAAATCCGAAACATTAGATGCTCTAAATAGATTAAAAGAAGAAGTTTCAGAAGTGAATATATTGATCGATGACATGGGATCATTAGATATACAAGATGGGAAAATTGTTGCTTATGGAACTGAAACAGGAGCTTTTGTAAGACTGGATGATTTACAACCTGGGTATGCTTATTCAGCAATGGATAGATCTATTTTTATGAACCCAAATGAAATAAATGCAAGAGTAATAGTTCCATATTCAAACTATGAAGATATTATAAAACCAACAGAAATAGATTATTTTTTGTATGCCAATAATTATGAAAAAATAAATAAAAATGAAGAATCTGTTTATTTTTATGAAAATGTGGATAATGCTTATGAAATTTTTTCAAAGGGAGCAAGAATGGCAAAAGGAACTACAGCAGAAAAAGGATTGACTTATAGTTATTTTGCTAATCCTTTTGGAGCTATTCAAAGAAAAGAAGTACATGAAAAAATAGCTAAAATATATATGGAAGCAATGATAAATTCTGGTGTAAAAGTTGGAGCAATAAAAACTCAACTTGGAATTCCTGGTTTTGAAGAAAATGGACCAATAATAGCAGCTAAAGGATTATTAAATTTATTACATAAATAA
- a CDS encoding SIR2 family NAD-dependent protein deacylase: MNNLEKTVYLLKNSKNITVLSGAGMSTNAGIADFRGPNGIYTRADIDYPERIFDFEYFKKDPHLFYKFHREFLKTIENAVPTFTHEFLLKLEKEGKIKSIITQNIDSLHQKAGSEKVLEIHGGVINNYCIECHKFFSYEVLKEKLKSEDIPKCDCGGVIKPDIVFFGEMVKSLDQCQKQVQDSDLLIILGSSLTVTPAAFLPSYAGGKIIIVNKGDISFFYVPEKKLEVYENNDIDSFFKKISNLY, encoded by the coding sequence ATGAATAATTTAGAGAAAACAGTATATTTATTGAAAAATTCAAAAAATATAACTGTATTGAGTGGTGCGGGTATGTCTACAAATGCTGGTATTGCTGACTTTAGAGGGCCTAATGGAATATATACAAGAGCTGATATAGATTATCCAGAGAGAATTTTTGATTTTGAATATTTTAAAAAAGACCCTCATTTATTTTATAAATTTCATAGAGAATTTTTAAAAACTATAGAGAATGCAGTACCAACTTTTACACATGAATTTTTATTAAAATTGGAGAAAGAAGGAAAAATAAAATCTATAATAACTCAAAATATAGATTCATTACATCAAAAAGCTGGTTCAGAAAAAGTTTTAGAAATTCATGGCGGAGTTATAAATAATTATTGTATTGAATGTCATAAATTTTTTTCATATGAAGTGTTAAAAGAAAAATTAAAATCAGAAGATATACCTAAATGTGATTGTGGAGGAGTTATAAAACCAGATATAGTATTTTTTGGAGAAATGGTTAAATCTCTTGATCAATGTCAAAAACAAGTACAAGATTCAGATCTTCTAATAATTTTAGGTTCTTCATTAACAGTGACTCCAGCTGCTTTTCTTCCATCATATGCAGGTGGCAAAATAATAATTGTAAATAAAGGAGATATATCTTTTTTTTATGTGCCAGAAAAGAAATTAGAAGTATATGAAAATAATGATATTGATAGTTTTTTTAAAAAAATATCCAATTTATATTAA
- a CDS encoding serine hydrolase domain-containing protein produces MNENLTSQINLLEKYIIENMKKEDIPGISYAIIFNDEVVFANSYGYSDKENKIKTTLDTIFPIFSITKLFTAIMCMQINEKNIINIDDPIKKYLNDLNLNHFFKDKNPLNITFRHLISHTSGLPREAPLNYWISNKFPSTKEVLNSINNIELNFKPGTNYHYSNLGIVLLASILEKVINMNYEDYIVQEILIPLKMFNSGFDLKKLNNNSSISKIYTELNFDSLPNMNAFKRSGGLYSNIKDLSKFLSLQFKYDSNQNEILNSNTIFQMHKPQFILEDWSGGMGLGWALNKIKNYSTIRHSGGLLNGVSSNITAIPKLKFGTIILTNKDTQYLVEDLAYKSIEYLIPFFEEIKVNNNNKIISLNLYEGFYKFDYFPNNYKFEIKALNNTLLAFFPDAGPLKKLNPVKFIPLGNDHFLMKNWFLPFFEDELCYFKKDYSGNIIGIYISGFYSPKLK; encoded by the coding sequence TTGAATGAAAACTTAACTTCTCAAATAAATCTTTTAGAAAAATATATAATAGAAAATATGAAAAAAGAAGATATTCCAGGAATTTCTTATGCAATAATTTTTAATGATGAGGTTGTTTTTGCTAATAGTTATGGCTATTCTGATAAGGAAAATAAAATAAAAACTACTTTAGATACTATATTTCCGATATTTTCTATCACAAAACTTTTTACTGCAATAATGTGTATGCAAATAAATGAAAAAAATATAATAAATATTGATGATCCAATAAAAAAATATTTAAATGATTTAAATTTAAATCATTTTTTTAAAGATAAAAATCCTTTAAATATTACTTTCAGACATTTAATATCACATACTTCAGGATTACCAAGAGAAGCACCATTGAATTATTGGATAAGCAATAAATTTCCAAGTACAAAAGAAGTTTTGAATAGTATTAATAATATTGAATTAAATTTTAAACCAGGAACTAATTATCATTATTCTAATTTAGGAATAGTTTTATTGGCCAGTATTCTAGAAAAAGTCATAAACATGAACTATGAAGATTATATAGTTCAAGAAATTCTTATACCTCTAAAAATGTTTAATTCTGGATTTGATTTAAAAAAATTAAATAATAATTCTTCTATCTCTAAAATATATACAGAATTAAATTTTGATTCTTTACCAAATATGAATGCATTTAAAAGAAGTGGAGGACTTTATTCAAACATAAAAGATTTATCAAAATTTTTATCTCTTCAATTTAAATACGATTCTAATCAAAATGAAATATTAAATTCAAATACTATTTTTCAAATGCATAAGCCACAATTTATATTAGAAGATTGGAGTGGTGGAATGGGCTTAGGTTGGGCCTTAAATAAAATAAAAAATTATTCTACAATTAGACATTCTGGAGGATTATTAAATGGTGTGAGTTCTAATATTACGGCAATTCCAAAATTAAAATTTGGAACTATAATATTAACAAACAAAGATACACAATATCTTGTAGAAGATTTGGCTTATAAATCTATAGAATATTTAATACCTTTTTTTGAAGAAATTAAGGTTAATAATAATAATAAAATTATTTCTCTTAACTTATATGAAGGTTTTTATAAATTTGATTATTTTCCTAATAATTATAAATTTGAAATCAAAGCACTAAATAATACTCTATTAGCTTTTTTTCCAGATGCTGGCCCCTTAAAAAAATTAAATCCAGTAAAATTTATTCCATTGGGTAATGATCATTTTTTAATGAAAAATTGGTTTTTACCTTTTTTCGAAGATGAGCTTTGTTATTTTAAAAAAGATTATTCTGGAAATATTATCGGTATTTATATCAGTGGTTTTTATTCACCAAAATTAAAATGA
- a CDS encoding LysO family transporter, whose product MLKYILIAFVVGLILGINKKFLFLKKLKPVTFITLLLLFFMGYEIGNDSELISQLSNIGILAFFIAVFSIFGSVLFTGIYDKFRNKGIKK is encoded by the coding sequence TTGTTAAAATATATACTTATAGCTTTTGTAGTGGGTTTGATTTTAGGAATAAACAAAAAATTTCTTTTTTTAAAGAAGTTAAAACCGGTTACATTTATAACTTTATTATTACTTTTTTTCATGGGTTATGAAATAGGAAATGATTCGGAACTCATATCTCAACTTTCTAATATAGGAATTTTAGCTTTTTTTATAGCGGTATTTAGTATATTTGGAAGTGTCTTATTTACCGGAATATATGATAAATTTCGTAATAAGGGGATAAAAAAATGA
- a CDS encoding lysine exporter LysO family protein, whose product MILLLIAISLGIICGYNFNIIIPDNLITILLMFLVFSVGIDIGSEEGILKKIKINLKVIIIQTILTIGGTLIFGSMVSLFTSLSFKEALGASSGLGWYSLSGVMISNLYSPVLGAISFTSNVIREILSILLIPIISNFTYLGSISIAGATSMDTMLGIISKNTDKESTLIGFGQGVLITLSVPMLISIIFN is encoded by the coding sequence ATGATTCTTTTATTAATTGCCATTTCTTTAGGTATTATTTGTGGATATAATTTTAATATAATTATACCTGATAATTTAATCACAATTTTATTAATGTTCTTAGTATTTTCAGTTGGAATTGATATAGGTTCTGAAGAGGGAATATTAAAAAAAATAAAAATAAATTTGAAAGTTATTATAATACAAACTATTTTAACTATTGGTGGTACATTAATATTTGGATCTATGGTATCATTATTTACAAGTCTTAGCTTTAAAGAAGCTCTTGGAGCTTCTTCAGGACTAGGATGGTATTCATTGTCGGGAGTTATGATAAGTAATTTATATTCTCCAGTTTTAGGAGCAATATCTTTTACATCGAATGTAATAAGAGAGATTCTATCAATTTTATTGATACCTATAATATCTAACTTTACATACCTTGGTTCTATATCAATTGCTGGGGCTACATCTATGGATACTATGCTTGGTATTATATCTAAAAATACTGATAAAGAAAGTACTTTAATAGGGTTTGGCCAAGGAGTTTTGATAACATTATCAGTTCCAATGTTGATCAGTATAATATTTAACTGA
- a CDS encoding D-cysteine desulfhydrase family protein yields MKILNDKFNFANLPTKIELLSRFSELVGKNIYFKRDDQTGTEFSGNKVRKLEYLIKFAIDKGYDSLITCGGIQSNHARATAAIAARIGLKCHLVLRGDENSSLDGNLLLDNLFDADIKFINSEEYSHSRNEIMENITLKLKNKGEKCFIIPEGASEKIGNLGYINCLFEIVEQEKNMNIQFDNIITAVGSGGTYSGLYLGHKIKGIKNRVIGINVCNNREYFLNKIYDISNQTKEYFDLDLTLKREDINIIDGYVGKGYALSSEYEIDFIKKISKLEGIVLDPVYTVKAMYGLYKEIKKGTFKNSKNILFINTGGLFGIFPQKDLF; encoded by the coding sequence ATGAAAATTTTGAATGATAAGTTTAATTTTGCAAATCTACCAACTAAGATAGAATTATTATCGAGATTCTCTGAATTAGTTGGTAAAAATATTTATTTTAAAAGAGATGATCAAACAGGAACTGAATTCAGTGGAAACAAAGTAAGAAAACTTGAGTATCTTATAAAATTTGCAATAGATAAAGGTTATGATTCTTTAATAACTTGTGGAGGAATTCAATCTAATCATGCAAGAGCCACTGCAGCGATTGCTGCAAGAATAGGTTTAAAATGTCATTTGGTGTTGAGAGGTGACGAAAATAGTTCTTTAGATGGAAATCTACTTTTAGATAATCTATTCGATGCCGATATAAAATTTATTAATTCTGAAGAATATTCTCATTCAAGAAATGAAATAATGGAAAATATAACACTCAAATTAAAGAATAAAGGCGAAAAATGTTTTATAATACCTGAAGGTGCTTCTGAAAAAATAGGAAATTTAGGATATATAAATTGTTTATTTGAAATAGTTGAACAAGAGAAAAATATGAATATACAATTTGATAATATAATCACTGCTGTTGGTTCTGGAGGAACTTATAGTGGTCTCTATTTAGGGCATAAAATAAAAGGTATAAAAAATAGAGTTATTGGTATAAATGTTTGTAATAATAGAGAATATTTTTTAAACAAAATTTATGATATTTCTAATCAAACAAAAGAATATTTTGATTTAGATTTAACTTTAAAAAGAGAAGATATAAATATTATAGATGGTTATGTTGGAAAAGGATATGCATTATCTTCTGAATATGAAATTGATTTCATAAAAAAAATCTCTAAACTAGAAGGCATAGTACTTGATCCTGTTTATACAGTAAAAGCAATGTATGGACTTTATAAGGAAATAAAAAAAGGAACCTTTAAAAATTCTAAAAATATACTTTTTATAAATACTGGAGGTCTTTTTGGAATTTTTCCACAAAAAGATTTATTTTAA
- a CDS encoding MerR family transcriptional regulator, with protein MKEKFLIGEVSKLFNISKQTLRYYDSIDLLKPNIIDKNTNYRYYTIDQFEKLNTIIYLKILGFSLKKIKNYLDNRRIDNAIKLLEDQKNIIDEKINNLNLIKSRIDKKIKYISNVYNTQNKDIITLKLINKRNIVSIDLRDTENEFEVEMILSKVRNSLSSNIFISSSQMGVIIAKENIINNVFNKFKSIYFIIDDDIKINKEIKTIEENYFVTTFHKGPYFETHKTYKKLKDYIKKNNLIINGDAMEISHIDSFIEGKEKYYITEIQIPVK; from the coding sequence ATGAAAGAGAAATTCTTAATTGGAGAAGTATCTAAATTATTCAATATATCAAAACAAACTTTAAGATATTATGATTCTATAGATCTTTTAAAACCTAATATAATTGATAAAAACACAAATTATAGATATTATACAATAGACCAATTTGAAAAATTAAATACTATAATTTATTTAAAAATTTTAGGTTTTTCGCTAAAAAAAATAAAAAATTATCTCGATAATAGAAGAATTGATAATGCCATTAAACTTTTAGAAGATCAAAAGAATATTATTGATGAAAAAATAAATAATTTGAATCTAATTAAATCCCGTATAGATAAAAAAATAAAATATATTTCTAATGTATATAACACTCAAAATAAAGATATAATAACTTTAAAACTTATAAACAAAAGAAACATTGTATCTATAGATTTAAGAGATACTGAAAATGAATTCGAAGTTGAAATGATTTTAAGCAAAGTTAGAAATTCGCTAAGTTCGAATATTTTTATTTCAAGTTCTCAAATGGGAGTTATAATAGCAAAAGAAAATATTATAAATAATGTTTTTAATAAATTCAAATCTATTTATTTCATAATTGATGATGATATAAAAATAAATAAAGAAATCAAAACTATTGAAGAAAATTATTTCGTAACTACTTTTCATAAAGGCCCTTATTTTGAAACTCATAAAACTTATAAAAAATTAAAAGATTATATTAAAAAAAATAATTTAATCATAAATGGTGATGCTATGGAAATATCTCATATAGATTCTTTTATTGAAGGTAAAGAAAAATATTATATAACAGAAATTCAAATACCAGTAAAATAG
- a CDS encoding DUF4438 domain-containing protein — MLTNNKNKVVKVSVQGKIHHPLGGAYKISHEGIPNIIPATGGITYNVKIGDSVFGLAGDHIEPGVSIRNEIKAESDALMTLSCIGNEAIVVTGEAKGAKGFVTGTHGGIEHVLIDFPLKDMENMAIDDKILIKAYGQGLSLIDYPDIKVMNIDPNLFERIPIEEKDGKLIFPVVAKVPPYLMGSGIGSASAYSGDYDIMTADENAIKEYGLENLKFGDIVLLEDCDNTFGRGYLKNAVSIGVIVHSDCIKMGHGPGVTTIMTCKKNIIEAKIDENSNIKNYMLPDEENFMESIL; from the coding sequence ATGTTAACCAATAATAAAAATAAAGTGGTTAAAGTATCTGTTCAAGGTAAAATTCATCATCCATTGGGAGGCGCTTATAAAATAAGTCATGAAGGTATACCTAATATAATACCAGCAACCGGAGGAATAACTTATAATGTTAAGATTGGAGACAGTGTATTTGGACTTGCTGGAGATCATATAGAACCGGGAGTTTCTATAAGAAATGAAATAAAAGCGGAATCAGATGCTTTAATGACTCTTTCTTGTATAGGTAATGAAGCCATTGTTGTTACTGGAGAAGCTAAAGGTGCAAAAGGATTTGTTACAGGTACACATGGAGGAATAGAACATGTGCTCATAGACTTTCCTTTAAAAGATATGGAAAACATGGCTATAGATGATAAAATACTCATAAAAGCTTATGGACAAGGCTTAAGTTTAATCGATTATCCTGATATAAAAGTTATGAATATAGATCCAAATCTTTTTGAAAGAATACCAATAGAAGAAAAAGATGGAAAATTAATATTTCCAGTAGTAGCAAAAGTACCGCCATATTTAATGGGCTCTGGTATAGGTTCTGCATCAGCTTATTCAGGAGATTATGATATAATGACTGCAGATGAAAATGCAATAAAAGAATATGGACTTGAAAATTTAAAATTTGGAGATATAGTTCTTCTAGAAGATTGTGATAATACTTTTGGTAGAGGATATCTAAAAAATGCTGTTTCTATAGGAGTTATAGTACATTCTGATTGTATAAAAATGGGACATGGCCCTGGAGTAACGACAATAATGACATGTAAGAAAAATATTATAGAAGCAAAGATAGATGAAAATTCAAATATAAAAAATTATATGCTTCCAGATGAAGAAAACTTTATGGAGTCTATACTTTAA
- a CDS encoding radical SAM protein, whose amino-acid sequence MFVLNKYKYIFGPVPSRRMGLSLGVSPIPKGHCNYSCVYCQLGRTTSMTNEIKNFYDSKEIVNEVKDYLRNGFNFDVLTLVGEGEPLLYSNIDDLISELKKITKKPIALITNGALLSDKNIREKIKDIDILLPSLDSYNQEMLRKINRPYGKIIFEDSVLGLEKFSKNFDGQIWIEIMLIKNINDDKNSILEFKKILEKIKYDKVYINVPVRPPAEEWVQIPDEENINFAVNELDGISMESLASEGFYSEEIDDLEAIISIIKRHPMNQFEIKSFLIERKNEKPQEILDKLDIDEKIIKIDYKGYKNYRIK is encoded by the coding sequence GTGTTTGTTTTGAATAAATATAAATATATATTTGGGCCGGTTCCTTCAAGACGAATGGGTCTTTCTTTAGGTGTTAGCCCAATACCTAAAGGACATTGTAATTATTCATGTGTTTATTGTCAATTGGGTAGAACAACTTCTATGACAAATGAAATTAAAAATTTTTATGACTCAAAAGAAATAGTCAATGAAGTTAAAGATTATTTGAGAAATGGTTTTAATTTTGATGTTTTAACTTTAGTTGGAGAAGGAGAACCACTCTTATATTCTAATATAGACGATTTAATATCAGAATTAAAAAAAATCACAAAAAAGCCTATAGCTCTTATAACTAATGGAGCATTGTTGAGTGATAAAAATATAAGAGAAAAAATAAAAGATATAGATATATTATTACCATCTTTAGACTCTTATAATCAAGAAATGCTTAGAAAAATAAATAGGCCTTATGGAAAAATAATTTTTGAAGATTCTGTTCTCGGATTAGAAAAATTTTCAAAGAATTTTGATGGACAAATATGGATTGAAATAATGTTAATAAAAAATATAAATGATGATAAAAATAGTATATTGGAATTTAAAAAAATATTAGAAAAAATAAAATATGATAAAGTATATATAAATGTACCTGTGAGACCACCAGCAGAAGAATGGGTTCAAATTCCAGATGAAGAGAACATAAACTTTGCTGTTAATGAACTTGATGGAATTTCTATGGAAAGTCTTGCTTCAGAAGGTTTTTACAGTGAAGAAATAGATGATTTAGAAGCTATTATTTCAATAATAAAAAGACATCCTATGAATCAATTTGAAATAAAAAGCTTTTTAATAGAAAGAAAAAATGAAAAACCTCAAGAAATATTAGATAAATTAGATATCGATGAAAAAATAATAAAAATTGATTATAAAGGATATAAAAATTATAGAATAAAATAA
- the tig gene encoding trigger factor, whose protein sequence is MEKQLLSEVKNIKRYLVKFTKDELEKAEKDIVKEVNQHYKFEGFRKGKAPKGIVKMRLGDNFNIWVNDLLQDQAITDFEKEEQLLFPPIVDSKANDEGNIELELVLHTYPEITSAKFEDITVEVPKTEGVVEKYVENKLKELLEENAVLEPKEGKAEYNDYVRVTYTVINHEGKTIQENKESEYVLYEDDKRPIVENVIGKEKGDVVEYERDFDDKNYKYTVKVEEVYTRTIPELTEEFIKELDTEIESLNELKEKLSEEGKEMYSGWNKDYIKNYIIGEIPEHVEVEIAEETIEEYITKYVENLKKDGKFEKELEENDNDESKVRENAKTSSLKWIKELVVVDKLAKENEIEVSDEELTNAIKNIATMWQMPFDRAKQVIYSNEKLLNEVVWDTLKSKVVEKIQDKVTIKEVDSDKLENKED, encoded by the coding sequence ATGGAGAAACAGCTTTTATCCGAAGTGAAAAATATTAAAAGATACCTCGTAAAGTTCACAAAAGATGAACTTGAAAAGGCAGAAAAAGATATAGTAAAAGAAGTTAATCAACACTATAAATTTGAAGGTTTTAGAAAAGGAAAAGCGCCAAAAGGAATCGTTAAAATGAGATTGGGAGACAATTTTAATATTTGGGTTAATGATCTTTTACAAGACCAAGCAATAACTGACTTTGAAAAAGAAGAACAATTATTATTCCCACCAATAGTCGATTCAAAAGCAAATGATGAAGGAAATATAGAACTTGAATTAGTACTTCATACATACCCTGAAATAACATCAGCAAAATTTGAAGATATAACAGTTGAAGTCCCAAAAACAGAAGGTGTTGTTGAAAAATATGTTGAAAATAAATTAAAAGAATTATTAGAAGAAAATGCTGTATTAGAACCAAAAGAAGGCAAAGCAGAATACAACGATTATGTGAGAGTAACTTATACTGTAATAAATCATGAAGGAAAAACTATACAAGAAAATAAAGAGTCTGAATATGTATTATATGAAGATGATAAGAGACCTATAGTTGAAAATGTAATCGGAAAAGAAAAAGGCGATGTCGTTGAATATGAAAGAGACTTTGATGACAAAAATTATAAATATACCGTAAAAGTAGAAGAAGTTTATACAAGAACTATTCCTGAATTAACAGAAGAATTTATAAAAGAATTAGATACAGAAATAGAATCTTTAAATGAGTTAAAAGAAAAATTATCTGAAGAAGGTAAAGAAATGTACAGTGGCTGGAATAAAGATTATATAAAAAATTACATAATCGGAGAAATTCCAGAACATGTTGAGGTTGAAATTGCCGAAGAAACTATTGAAGAATATATAACTAAATATGTAGAAAATCTTAAAAAAGATGGTAAATTTGAAAAAGAATTAGAAGAAAATGATAATGATGAATCGAAAGTTAGAGAAAATGCTAAAACTTCATCATTAAAATGGATAAAAGAATTAGTTGTTGTTGATAAATTAGCTAAAGAAAATGAAATAGAAGTTTCTGATGAAGAGTTGACTAATGCAATTAAAAATATAGCTACTATGTGGCAAATGCCTTTTGATAGAGCAAAGCAAGTAATATACTCTAATGAAAAATTATTAAATGAAGTAGTATGGGACACATTAAAATCAAAAGTTGTTGAAAAAATTCAAGACAAAGTAACAATAAAAGAAGTAGACTCTGATAAATTAGAAAACAAAGAAGATTAA